A window of Candidatus Poribacteria bacterium genomic DNA:
AACGCTTGAGACCTTCCTCCTATAATCTTTTATACGCTGGTGACATCGCCCGCATCTGCTCAACAACCTTGGGAAGTTTCTCGATAACCTTATCAATCTCTGCTTCTGTGTTATCTTTACCGAGCGAAAACCGAACGGTGCCTTGCGCCAACTGTGGTGGAAGGCCGATCGCAGCCAAAACATGGGACGGTTCCATCGAGCCGGAGGTACAGGCTGAACCGGTTGAAACGCAAATACCTTCCATATCCAGCCGCAAGATGAGACTCTCCCCTTCAATA
This region includes:
- a CDS encoding aminotransferase class V-fold PLP-dependent enzyme, encoding IEGESLILRLDMEGICVSTGSACTSGSMEPSHVLAAIGLPPQLAQGTVRFSLGKDNTEAEIDKVIEKLPKVVEQMRAMSPAYKRL